A stretch of Schistocerca cancellata isolate TAMUIC-IGC-003103 chromosome 3, iqSchCanc2.1, whole genome shotgun sequence DNA encodes these proteins:
- the LOC126175494 gene encoding probable serine hydrolase — MNSEVTEIKIPMPWGYVSGKWWGPREKQPILALHGWQDNAGTFDKLIPLFPADIAVLCIDLPGHGLSSHYPKGQQYYIFWDGLVIVRRVVKHFQWEHISIIGHSLGGAIGFLYASVFPDDIKKLVSIDIVSPAVREPSRIVHELGQGIDRFLKYETLTPEDAPCYTYDEMIDIVQSAYKDSLTRESCEVLMKRGMNPVTKSNCDSTKEGYLFSRDVRLKVAGLGLISADLVFELAERIKCEYLNIRAKPGLKFDKPEHYHDVLEKIKKTAKRFEFYEIEGTHHLHLNAPESVSTHIVNFLTS, encoded by the coding sequence GAAAATGGTGGGGTCCAAGGGAGAAGCAACCTATACTTGCATTGCATGGGTGGCAGGACAATGCTGGTACCTTTGACAAGCTAATTCCTCTGTTCCCTGCTGACATTGCTGTTCTGTGTATTGACCTCCCTGGTCATGGCTTGTCATCTCATTATCCTAAAGGTCAACAATATTACATATTCTGGGATGGTCTTGTCATTGTGCGGCGTGTGGTGAAGCATTTTCAATGGGAACATATTTCCATCATTGGCCATTCTCTGGGTGGTGCTATAGGTTTTCTGTATGCTTCAGTATTCCCAGATGACATAAAAAAACTTGTGTCAATAGACATTGTGAGTCCAGCTGTGAGAGAGCCGTCTAGAATAGTGCACGAACTGGGGCAAGGAATTGACAGATTCCTTAAGTATGAAACCCTGACGCCAGAGGATGCACCTTGTTATACATATGATGAAATGATTGATATAGTGCAGAGTGCTTATAAAGACTCACTGACACGAGAGTCTTGTGAAGTGCTAATGAAAAGAGGTATGAATCCTGTGACAAAATCAAATTGTGATTCAACCAAAGAAGGGTACCTCTTTAGCAGAGATGTCCGGCTGAAAGTTGCTGGTTTGGGTCTCATATCAGCAGACTTAGTTTTTGAGTTAGCAGAAAGGATAAAATGTGAGTACTTAAATATAAGAGCAAAACCAGGCCTTAAGTTTGATAAACCTGAACATTATCATGATGTCCTTGAGAAAATTAAAAAGACTGCAAAAAGATTTGAATTTTACGAGATTGAAGGAACCCATCATTTGCACTTGAATGCACCTGAAAGTGTCAGTACACATATTGTTAACTTTTTAACGTCATAA